The proteins below are encoded in one region of Bosea sp. BIWAKO-01:
- a CDS encoding S8 family serine peptidase, with amino-acid sequence MSDNDFIILDIAGDFGPLRVGRSPENHPGGGPFETLSTKEILVARPRGIPVFDYISIDTTNDRRAAQDASRDPRKIVARSMPVTLIEPVGDEGFVASDSDPVTASKAAGASWGVADVLGASPREIDGAGVKVAILDTGIDANHPAFVRIQHNILSTRQNFSDGHDDDINGHGTHCAGTIFGNDVDGVRMGVARGISDVLIGKVIGDDGFGSTKAVLDALKWAHSNGANVISMSLGFDFPKMQKNLMAKGHPPELATSIALKAYRDNLRQFETLASLLMQESEDSPGTVLVAAAGNESRRKQSPDFVIDVTIPAAAARGIISVGATQTSENGRLQVAPFSNINPQVSAPGVAIVSAAIAGGLRADSGTSMACPHVAGVAALWWAWINERNHGQVRATDVAAQLTATARDRVFEANVTFSDRGAGAVMAPQR; translated from the coding sequence ATGAGCGATAATGATTTCATCATTTTAGACATAGCAGGGGACTTTGGGCCTCTTCGAGTAGGGCGGAGCCCTGAAAATCACCCTGGAGGCGGCCCCTTCGAAACGCTGTCGACTAAGGAAATCCTAGTCGCAAGGCCGCGCGGGATACCAGTTTTCGACTATATCTCGATCGACACGACCAACGATAGGAGGGCGGCTCAGGATGCGAGTCGCGACCCCAGAAAGATAGTCGCCCGCAGCATGCCCGTGACCCTCATCGAGCCCGTGGGGGACGAGGGGTTTGTTGCCAGCGATAGTGATCCGGTGACAGCCTCCAAAGCTGCAGGTGCCTCATGGGGCGTTGCCGATGTTTTAGGGGCCTCGCCAAGAGAAATCGATGGTGCTGGTGTAAAGGTTGCCATTCTCGATACCGGGATCGATGCAAATCACCCAGCCTTCGTTCGCATACAACACAACATTCTCAGCACACGACAAAATTTCTCAGATGGGCATGACGACGATATCAACGGCCACGGAACCCACTGCGCCGGCACAATCTTCGGGAACGATGTTGATGGGGTCCGAATGGGAGTTGCTCGAGGCATTTCCGACGTTCTCATTGGCAAAGTAATCGGAGACGACGGCTTTGGTTCTACAAAAGCGGTCTTGGATGCGCTCAAGTGGGCTCATTCAAATGGCGCCAACGTCATTTCGATGTCGCTCGGCTTTGATTTTCCAAAGATGCAGAAGAATCTCATGGCAAAGGGCCATCCGCCAGAGCTCGCGACGTCGATCGCGTTAAAGGCTTACAGAGACAATCTTCGCCAGTTCGAAACGCTTGCCAGCCTCCTAATGCAAGAGAGCGAGGATTCTCCTGGCACGGTCCTCGTCGCTGCTGCAGGAAACGAAAGCCGCCGAAAACAAAGCCCCGACTTCGTCATCGACGTGACCATTCCTGCCGCGGCAGCGCGCGGCATAATCTCCGTTGGCGCAACACAAACTAGTGAGAACGGCCGTCTGCAGGTAGCCCCATTTTCAAATATCAATCCGCAGGTGAGTGCACCTGGCGTAGCAATTGTCTCAGCCGCCATCGCCGGCGGTCTGCGGGCCGACAGCGGAACCAGCATGGCATGCCCGCATGTGGCCGGCGTAGCTGCCCTATGGTGGGCTTGGATTAACGAGAGAAATCACGGACAGGTTCGCGCGACCGATGTGGCAGCGCAGCTGACCGCCACGGCTCGCGATCGTGTGTTTGAAGCGAATGTCACTTTCAGCGATCGTGGCGCTGGCGCCGTAATGGCCCCGCAGCGTTAG
- a CDS encoding serine hydrolase, with translation MSQSNDAYVPPANGDWETIPPAEAGFDAARLQTAVDFAKAQESTWPRSFYYPDGRYVGLVEWNESGPWSEIVGPVRERGGPAGLILRGGRVVAEWGDTARADMTFSIAKSYIAVLAGLAVADGLIRDVDEPVGKTVDGPWFEGAQNATITWRQLLQQSSEWQGEIFGKSDQVDHNRQIGPGADNSRKGERRALKPCGSHYEYNDVRVNLLAYCLLQRFRKPLPEVLRERIMDPIGASQGWEWQGYRNSWVEIDGRSVQSVPGGGHWGGGLFISARDHARLGLLVGRGGAWAGRELLSPAWIDDMLSPSPTLESYGYLWWLNRGAAARPNVPATAAFALGAGVNAIWLDPAQDLVAVLRWIDKSALDGFVDRMLAAAR, from the coding sequence GTGTCTCAGAGCAATGATGCCTATGTACCGCCGGCCAATGGCGATTGGGAAACCATTCCACCGGCCGAAGCCGGCTTCGATGCCGCGAGGCTGCAGACTGCCGTCGACTTCGCCAAGGCACAGGAGAGCACCTGGCCGCGCAGCTTCTATTATCCCGACGGGCGCTATGTCGGCCTCGTCGAATGGAACGAGTCGGGCCCCTGGAGCGAGATCGTCGGCCCGGTCAGGGAGCGCGGCGGCCCTGCCGGTCTGATCCTCCGGGGCGGCCGCGTGGTTGCCGAGTGGGGCGATACGGCCCGCGCCGACATGACCTTCTCCATCGCGAAGAGCTATATCGCCGTGCTGGCTGGGCTTGCCGTCGCCGACGGACTGATTCGCGATGTCGACGAGCCTGTAGGCAAGACCGTCGACGGTCCCTGGTTCGAGGGCGCGCAGAATGCCACCATCACCTGGCGCCAGCTCCTGCAGCAATCGAGCGAATGGCAGGGGGAAATCTTCGGCAAGTCGGACCAGGTCGATCATAACCGGCAGATCGGACCGGGCGCCGACAACAGCCGCAAGGGCGAACGGCGCGCGCTCAAGCCATGTGGCAGCCACTACGAGTACAATGACGTACGGGTCAACCTGCTGGCCTATTGCCTGCTGCAGCGCTTCCGCAAGCCGCTGCCCGAGGTCCTGCGCGAGCGCATCATGGACCCGATCGGGGCCTCGCAAGGCTGGGAGTGGCAGGGCTACCGCAATTCCTGGGTCGAGATCGACGGCCGGAGCGTGCAGTCCGTGCCCGGCGGCGGCCATTGGGGCGGCGGTCTCTTCATCAGCGCGCGCGACCACGCCCGGCTGGGCCTGCTCGTAGGGCGCGGTGGCGCCTGGGCTGGCCGTGAGCTGCTATCGCCGGCCTGGATCGACGACATGTTGTCGCCCTCACCCACGCTCGAGAGTTACGGCTATCTCTGGTGGCTCAACCGGGGCGCTGCGGCCCGTCCGAATGTTCCCGCCACGGCGGCCTTCGCGCTCGGCGCCGGCGTCAACGCGATCTGGCTCGATCCCGCGCAGGATCTCGTCGCGGTGCTGCGCTGGATCGACAAATCCGCGCTCGACGGCTTCGTCGATCGCATGCTCGCAGCGGCCCGCTAG
- the tenA gene encoding thiaminase II: protein MDIFDRLKSAAKADWTSYVDHAFVRQMAAGSLPQAAFRTYLVQDYLFLIQFARAYALAIYKSRTLSDMRAAKAGLAAILDVEMDLHIRLCGRWGLLPTEIEAAPEHAATIAYTRFVLDCGVSGDLLDLHVALAPCVIGYAEIGRNLAPAGPEALGDHPYRDWIGEYAGDVYQEIATAARRHLDDLAARAMTERRFAELTTLFAKASRLEADFWQMALNDSTA, encoded by the coding sequence ATGGACATTTTCGATCGACTGAAGTCCGCAGCAAAGGCCGACTGGACGAGCTATGTCGACCATGCCTTTGTCCGGCAGATGGCGGCCGGCTCGCTGCCGCAGGCCGCCTTCCGCACCTATCTGGTGCAGGACTATCTCTTCCTGATCCAGTTCGCCCGCGCCTATGCGCTCGCAATCTACAAGAGCCGCACGCTTTCCGACATGCGGGCGGCCAAGGCCGGCCTGGCAGCCATCCTCGACGTCGAGATGGACCTGCATATCCGGCTCTGTGGCCGTTGGGGGCTGCTCCCCACGGAGATCGAAGCAGCACCGGAGCATGCCGCGACGATTGCCTATACCCGGTTCGTGCTGGACTGCGGCGTCTCGGGCGACCTGCTTGATCTGCATGTCGCACTCGCCCCTTGCGTGATCGGCTATGCCGAGATCGGGCGAAACCTCGCTCCCGCCGGCCCGGAAGCGCTCGGGGACCATCCCTATCGCGACTGGATCGGGGAATATGCCGGCGATGTCTATCAGGAGATCGCGACGGCGGCCCGGCGTCATCTCGACGATCTCGCCGCGCGGGCGATGACGGAACGGCGCTTTGCCGAGCTCACGACCCTTTTTGCCAAAGCTTCCCGGCTCGAGGCGGATTTCTGGCAAATGGCGCTGAACGACAGCACCGCATAG
- a CDS encoding F0F1 ATP synthase subunit A → MAGPIEQFEIKTLFSLGEIAGQEIAFTNSSAFMIAIVAIAGSFLLLSTRSRALVPGRAQALSEILYDFVRNTLRSIAGEHGMRFFPLVFSLFIFILLANLIGMLPFAFTVTSHISVTFALAMLVFCTVTIYGLVKHGFGFLRLFLPSGVPIVLAPIIVLIEVVSYISRPISHSIRLFAVMLAGHIALKVFAGFVVGMTGLGAVGILGAVLPLIMTVALTGLEVLMAILQAYIFTMLTCMYLNDALHPSH, encoded by the coding sequence GTGGCCGGCCCCATTGAGCAATTCGAGATCAAGACGCTGTTCAGCCTTGGGGAGATCGCCGGGCAGGAGATCGCCTTCACCAACTCATCCGCCTTCATGATCGCGATCGTGGCCATCGCCGGCAGCTTTCTGCTGCTCTCGACCCGCTCCCGTGCGCTTGTTCCCGGACGTGCCCAGGCGCTCAGTGAAATTCTCTATGATTTTGTGCGGAACACGCTCAGGAGCATCGCAGGCGAGCATGGCATGCGCTTCTTCCCGCTGGTCTTCTCGCTCTTCATCTTCATCCTGCTGGCCAATCTGATCGGGATGCTGCCGTTCGCGTTCACGGTGACGAGCCATATCTCCGTGACCTTCGCGCTTGCGATGCTCGTGTTCTGCACGGTGACGATCTATGGCCTCGTGAAGCATGGCTTTGGCTTCCTGCGGCTGTTCCTGCCGTCGGGCGTTCCCATCGTCCTGGCGCCGATCATCGTCCTGATCGAGGTCGTCTCCTATATCTCGCGACCGATCAGCCATTCGATCCGGCTGTTTGCGGTGATGCTGGCTGGCCATATCGCGCTCAAGGTCTTTGCCGGCTTCGTCGTCGGCATGACCGGTCTCGGTGCGGTTGGCATTCTTGGCGCGGTCCTGCCGCTGATCATGACGGTCGCCCTCACCGGACTGGAGGTACTGATGGCAATCCTGCAGGCCTACATCTTCACCATGCTCACCTGCATGTATCTCAACGATGCCCTTCACCCGAGCCATTGA
- the sugE gene encoding quaternary ammonium compound efflux SMR transporter SugE, which yields MAWIYLLLAGVFEVVWASTMKQSEGFTKLGPSVITIVTMIISFGLLAVAMKSLPLGTAYAIWTGIGAVGAFLVGIFVMGEAVTFFRIASVSLIVAGLIGLKLSTA from the coding sequence ATGGCCTGGATCTATCTGCTCCTTGCAGGCGTCTTCGAAGTCGTGTGGGCGTCGACCATGAAACAGTCCGAGGGCTTCACGAAGCTCGGTCCGAGCGTGATCACGATCGTGACCATGATCATCAGCTTTGGTCTGCTGGCGGTGGCGATGAAGTCGCTGCCGCTGGGCACGGCCTATGCGATCTGGACGGGAATTGGTGCGGTCGGAGCTTTCCTCGTTGGCATCTTCGTCATGGGAGAGGCCGTCACCTTCTTCCGGATCGCCAGCGTCAGTCTCATTGTCGCCGGGCTGATCGGGCTCAAGCTTTCGACGGCCTGA
- a CDS encoding MarR family winged helix-turn-helix transcriptional regulator — translation MADADETRDHVDRLRAQWQRELPDLDTGAMAVLGRAYRLSNLVRQSIEATFAGFGLDRGEFDIVSTLRRAGAPFRLTPTELYTSLMIASGSLSHRLARLERAGLIRRVPSDTDGRSLAVELTESGRAKVEAAFRADMASEATFLNHLSPEEREALAALLRKLNRAIEDNLGTT, via the coding sequence TTGGCCGACGCTGACGAGACCCGCGATCATGTCGACCGGCTGCGCGCGCAGTGGCAGCGCGAATTGCCTGATCTCGATACTGGTGCCATGGCCGTGCTGGGTCGGGCCTACCGGCTCTCGAACCTCGTGCGCCAAAGCATCGAGGCGACCTTCGCCGGATTTGGGCTGGATCGCGGCGAATTCGATATCGTCTCGACCCTGCGCCGCGCGGGCGCGCCGTTCCGCCTGACGCCGACCGAACTCTACACCAGCCTGATGATCGCCTCGGGGAGTCTCAGCCACCGCCTCGCTCGGCTCGAAAGGGCGGGTCTCATCAGGCGTGTACCGTCCGACACCGACGGCAGGAGCCTTGCCGTCGAGTTGACTGAGAGCGGACGCGCGAAGGTCGAGGCGGCCTTTCGCGCCGACATGGCAAGCGAAGCGACCTTCCTGAACCATCTCTCGCCGGAAGAACGCGAGGCACTTGCCGCCTTGCTGCGTAAACTCAACCGAGCCATCGAGGACAATCTCGGGACGACGTAG
- a CDS encoding MBL fold metallo-hydrolase — protein sequence MPRFICRQCGARFPETATPPKACPICCDERQYVRWDGQEWLTPGELASGHSVVCSEDHGVLGLRIAPAFAIDQRALLVEAEEGNLLWDCIGLVTPEAVEAIRARGPVTGIAISHPHYYTAMAEWAAALGVPVYLHADDRQWVTEPDPAIRFWDGEALKLGPTLTLLRCGGHFAGATVLHHAKGEGALYCGDVLQVAQDRRYVSVLYSYPNMIPVNAATIRRIAAVLEPFSFARIYGAFEGRVIAGDGKAALARSFRRYLAAIA from the coding sequence ATGCCGCGCTTCATCTGCCGCCAATGCGGCGCCCGATTTCCCGAGACGGCCACCCCGCCCAAGGCTTGCCCGATCTGCTGCGACGAGCGCCAGTATGTGCGGTGGGACGGCCAGGAATGGCTGACGCCGGGCGAACTCGCGTCCGGTCATTCCGTCGTCTGCAGCGAAGACCACGGCGTGCTTGGCCTGCGCATCGCACCGGCCTTCGCGATCGATCAGCGGGCGCTGCTGGTCGAGGCGGAGGAGGGCAACCTGTTATGGGACTGCATCGGGCTTGTGACGCCCGAGGCGGTCGAGGCCATCCGCGCGCGCGGGCCGGTGACCGGCATCGCGATCTCGCACCCGCATTACTACACCGCGATGGCGGAATGGGCGGCCGCGCTCGGCGTGCCGGTCTATCTCCACGCTGATGATCGGCAATGGGTGACTGAGCCGGACCCTGCCATCCGCTTCTGGGACGGCGAGGCCCTGAAGCTTGGTCCGACCTTGACGCTCTTGCGCTGCGGCGGCCATTTCGCTGGGGCGACCGTGCTGCACCATGCAAAGGGGGAGGGCGCGCTCTATTGCGGCGATGTGCTGCAGGTCGCGCAGGACCGTCGCTATGTCAGCGTGCTCTATTCCTATCCCAACATGATTCCGGTCAATGCGGCGACGATCCGGCGGATCGCCGCGGTTCTCGAGCCCTTTTCCTTCGCAAGAATCTATGGCGCCTTCGAGGGAAGGGTCATCGCCGGCGATGGCAAAGCGGCGCTGGCACGCTCCTTCCGGCGTTATCTGGCCGCGATCGCCTGA
- the ykgO gene encoding type B 50S ribosomal protein L36, translating to MKIRNSLKSLRARHRDNQLVRRKGRVYIINKVQKRFKARQG from the coding sequence ATGAAGATCCGCAATTCGCTCAAGTCGCTGCGCGCCCGTCATCGCGACAACCAGCTGGTTCGCCGCAAGGGCCGCGTCTACATCATCAACAAGGTCCAGAAGCGCTTCAAGGCGCGCCAGGGCTGA
- a CDS encoding tetratricopeptide repeat protein: MSIPRLPSAALALALATALPFGLGAALGQDSAPAQPGTVPHSDTTDNPAAPAPGASRSPAATLDRLFERLAAAKSPEEAKGIANLIQRRWARSGSDTADLLMARAQEAMRSKEIDLAIELLDRIISLEPDWAEGWNQRANALFIAGDSIRSMIDIGEALKREPRHYGAMMGLGTILRQQGDDKRALIAYRRAQEIYPQFEAIKDAVDSLKTEVDGRDA, from the coding sequence ATGAGCATTCCTCGTCTGCCTTCCGCTGCTCTTGCGCTTGCCCTGGCGACGGCATTGCCGTTCGGGCTGGGCGCTGCCCTGGGGCAGGACAGCGCGCCAGCGCAGCCCGGCACCGTGCCGCATTCGGACACGACGGATAATCCGGCGGCACCCGCTCCCGGTGCCTCGCGCAGCCCGGCTGCGACGCTTGATCGGCTGTTCGAGCGGCTTGCTGCTGCCAAGAGCCCGGAGGAGGCCAAGGGCATCGCCAATCTGATCCAACGGCGCTGGGCGCGGTCAGGCTCGGATACGGCTGATCTCCTGATGGCGCGGGCGCAGGAGGCGATGCGCTCCAAGGAGATCGATCTCGCGATCGAATTGCTCGACCGCATCATCAGTCTCGAGCCGGACTGGGCTGAAGGCTGGAACCAGCGCGCCAACGCGCTCTTCATCGCAGGCGATTCGATCCGCTCGATGATCGACATTGGCGAGGCGCTGAAGCGCGAGCCGCGTCATTACGGCGCGATGATGGGGCTCGGCACCATCCTGCGGCAGCAGGGGGACGACAAGCGCGCGCTGATCGCCTATCGGCGGGCGCAGGAGATCTATCCGCAATTCGAGGCCATCAAGGACGCAGTCGATTCGCTGAAGACCGAAGTCGACGGCCGCGACGCGTAG
- a CDS encoding alpha/beta fold hydrolase — protein MRRRKHTMLARALLMLPALLVAGLLARTEWLGVEAERQHPPKGNFLTLPGGRLHYVERKPVGEMRGTVVLVHGASSDHADLLATLGPELGHYRVIALDRPGHGWSDRIDENGMADPAQQATVIMKALDQILSEPFVLVAHSLAGALATRIALDHPERLRGLVLLGGVTHPWPGGIAWYYHAASWPVIGPVFTRLIGVPASDAFLRSGVESVFAPRPVTPGYVAAGEIRLLLRPSTFEANARDVAATHAFVSAQAPRYRDLRIPVVAITGDSDAIVSPVIHSAAIAREAPQGRFVLLPGVGHMPHHAAPEIVVEAIDQLAGPRSSLALAR, from the coding sequence ATGCGGCGACGTAAGCACACCATGCTCGCGCGCGCCTTGCTCATGCTCCCTGCCCTTCTTGTCGCCGGCCTGCTCGCCAGGACGGAGTGGCTTGGCGTCGAAGCCGAACGACAGCATCCGCCCAAGGGCAACTTCCTGACGCTTCCAGGAGGCAGGCTGCACTATGTCGAGCGCAAGCCGGTGGGCGAGATGCGCGGCACCGTCGTCCTCGTCCACGGAGCCTCGTCCGATCATGCCGACCTGCTCGCGACGCTCGGACCCGAGCTTGGCCATTACCGGGTGATCGCGCTCGACCGGCCGGGCCATGGTTGGAGCGACCGGATCGACGAGAACGGCATGGCTGATCCCGCTCAGCAGGCGACAGTCATCATGAAGGCACTCGACCAGATCCTGTCGGAGCCCTTCGTGCTGGTCGCTCATTCGCTGGCTGGAGCGCTTGCAACACGGATCGCGCTGGATCACCCCGAGCGATTGCGTGGCCTTGTCCTGCTCGGCGGCGTGACCCATCCCTGGCCGGGCGGGATCGCCTGGTATTATCACGCGGCCTCATGGCCCGTGATCGGCCCGGTCTTCACCCGACTGATCGGCGTGCCGGCGTCCGATGCCTTTCTGCGCTCCGGTGTCGAGAGCGTCTTTGCACCGCGGCCGGTCACGCCCGGCTATGTCGCAGCAGGCGAAATCCGGCTGCTGCTGCGTCCCTCGACCTTCGAGGCGAATGCCCGGGATGTCGCTGCGACCCACGCCTTCGTCAGCGCACAGGCTCCACGCTACCGCGACCTCAGGATTCCGGTGGTGGCGATCACCGGGGACAGCGACGCGATCGTGTCACCGGTGATCCATTCCGCCGCGATCGCACGCGAGGCGCCGCAGGGGCGCTTCGTGCTGCTGCCGGGCGTCGGGCATATGCCGCATCACGCGGCACCCGAGATCGTGGTCGAGGCGATCGACCAGTTGGCCGGACCGCGCTCGAGCCTCGCATTGGCTCGCTGA